The Ornithorhynchus anatinus isolate Pmale09 chromosome X5, mOrnAna1.pri.v4, whole genome shotgun sequence nucleotide sequence CCCATGAAAATCTTCCCTCTCATCATCACTCAATGACATAATGAATTCAATGAGCATTTAATCACTTAACTATTTAGATGCAAAATTAACCTTCCAACTGTAACTTGTTCTCTACTCCCCATAtccaacccctcactcacattgttcccccaattaatcaatcaatcaataatagtgATTGAGCTCTTAATAGGTGCAAAGCACAAAAGAGTATGAAAGAGTAagtaggcaccatccctgtcctcaggagtttacaatctagtgggggagatagatgttaaaataaattagaggtagaggAAGCAACCAAGTCTAAAGAAATGAACATGAGTGCTGAAGGAACTGTCCCATCCAGCCTGGTCCTGTGTCCATCACAgtgcccccatctccccctgctGCCTGCTTGTTATTTAGGATCCAACCGACTGCTGGCCCTTAGTGGAGTGATTACCAGCCAAAGTTTTGATTCAAGTGGTCCATATAACACCTAAAAAACAGGACTTTGACCAAGTCTGTTGCTTGCTTTGCATTCCTGGCACTCCCACCTTCCTGCTTCCCAAATAgaagtaatgtaaataaattctctccttcttctcctctctctctctcatcccacctttctctctcctcctcccattcctttctctctttcttttttcctttttctttgtctccctcttgtttttctcctctcttcctttctccctctcttcctccttgcttttctcccccactctctccctctttctccccatcttcctttctctctctctcatctttctcctccttcccctccccatctttcatcttcatctcctctcctttttctcccctgctctttcAACTTGAAGTATTGATTTATAAATGCACCTACACGAtgaagtaaatcaatcaatcaatcatatttattgagcacttaccatgtgcagagcactgtactaagcacttactagaatacaatgcaacagctttcaaggagcttacaattaagtAAAGTGGGCTAATGTGTTTTTAATGTGTACAAATGACTCTTTGAAAGTTTGGCATGATTGGTGCACTTTTTATTTGGTCTCTTCTGCGCAGAAAGGTTGTCAACTCTGCCACAGACTGAAGGTTTTATAGAGAAGACTGGAAAGAAGAGGATTAGGGGGAAACATGTGCACTCCTGGCAGAGGAGCCTCTCAGCTTCCGGAGGATATACCTGGCAATAGGTACCCGGGCATCTGTGCTGATCAGCAGCAAAGGGCAGAGCAAAGGATAACATGCAGACACAAAGGATGTAGAGTTATGAATCACAGCACTGTAATCTGTTTGCACACTTAACGAGACAGTGGTGCTACAGTTAATCCAATAAAAGGTAACGAAGCAGGTGACCAGGAGCAGAATGCTGTGGGCGGCTCTGGTCTCCGCAGAAGATTTTGGGGAGAGGCTGGTGCTGCGGATGTGCTGAACTTGCTTATGGTGTCGGTAGAGCACAATCACCATGTGGCCACTGGCCCAGCTCATGAGACCTATAAAGAGGAGATCTCGGAGAGTCATGGCATTTAAACACACAATGATAAGTACACCAGTACCCCTCGGTAAGATAGAACAGCTTTTTGAAATAAAAGTATATTTTGAGTCACTGACATTTCTGGAGAACTGACTGTTTAAGATACTTCCTAAATAGATCAAGAAGTTGAGGATGCAGAAGAAGATGAGGGAAGGGATGATGTAGCTGGGGGCTCTGGGTTTGAGCTGACCCCAGCGGGAGgtgctggggctgatggtgatggcctggaacatGCTCAGGAGACATGTGATACAGATAGAAAGGCCACGGGACACTCGGTTAACAAAAAATAACGCTATGCATCCAACCTCATCCACAATGTCCCTCATGCCAAAAGATGCCATCGCCATTGGGACCCCACGGGTCAAAAGCACTATCGTATTAGCCACGGTTAGGAGGGTGATgatcaggtctgtgggcttcTTCTGTTGGGATTGATACAGCAAGATGTTGACGTAGATCCCGAGCAAGGCCGAGTTCCCCAGGATTCCGACACCAGTCTGACAGAGGAATAAAACCCCCCAGAGGAGATCATTTGAAAGCATTGTCCTGATTTCTTCAAAACTGCAGAAGCCTGAGAATACaattgaaaaatggaaattaaatttaatgataatggtatttgctaagctctcacAGTTTGCTAAGTACTGGGTAGGgtgaagataatctggttggacagtcccAGTTTCACACAGTGCTcagagcctaagagggagggagaactggtatttgatccccatgttgcagataagaaaactgagacacagagaataataatagtaataataataataataataaaaagtagggtatttgttgttaagcactttctacttgccaggcactgtacccactggcatggatacaagcaaatggagttggacatattccctgtcccatgtgggactcacagtctcaatacccattttacagatgaggtaactaaggcacagagaagtgaagtgatttgcccaaggccatacagcagacaagtggcagagtcaggattaggtcccatgaccttctgactcccaggcccgtgctctatccactacaccgtgctgcttctcaagttccctgtgcctcagttttctcatctgtataatggggattaactacttggtctctcttccccttaaactgggacctgagttctaatcctagaaaCTACATGCCAAAGATTCCGTTCCCCCAAGACCTTCTCGGATGTAAATAAAGgtgtccctgttcacaatgaacaTGAATCAGAATTCTGGGAGAGTTAGGAAAGGTccataataaatacaatagagttaggagacctgttccctacccaccagcaGTTTGtcttgagagtggagtgaatatcaagttcttaaagggacCAACTCTATCTGTAGCAGCCAGAGTTGGCTTAAAATACAAATGAAGGTCAGACatgatagtactctcccaagcatttagcacagtgctctgcacatagtaagcactcaataaatatgattgactgatagcgaATGGTCAGAAAAAGTGAACTACTTTAATTCATAATGTTTAAGTAGGGTGTTACAATTCATAACCATCTTCTTCAATGCCCGGGACAGTATTCAGCACGTGATATTTGAGCAATTCATCCttcagagagagatgaaagaatTTGAAGCAGATGGCTTCCTAttaattattgtactttcccaagcccctagcacagtgctctatacacactaagcactcagtagaatactattgattgatatgaaaCTCAGTGACTGCTTTATCTATTGTTTTATCaagggcaaactgaggcacaaaaaagttgttattgctccttgcttctctctcactacaccccagctagCATTCCCACTCCCACCACTCCCTCTCACTacaccttcccaagcatttagaactatgccattgatttactgattgatctgaGTGGCCTTAAAACTTTGAGCAGGCAGCCggagagaattgaaggatggagggatggggcCCTCCCCCTCACTGTAATTGTGCTTCAGACCCTCCACCCTGGAGGGCAATGCAGTTTCCATGAATACCTCCATGAACCTTCCCATAGACTTCCACTGTGTCTCCCAGAACTCTGACTCATGTTAACTGTGATCAGGGACACCTTAACTTACATCTCAGAAGTTctcaaaaaaatcaaaataacttCATGAAAGTCTGAgagaattaattaataaatacagTGTCTCTTTTCAGTGGTAAACCAAATTACCAAGTGATCTACCGGCGGCTGTATCTCTCTGTATAGCCGAGGATGTTGGGGTGCTAAAAATCTTGCAGTTGGTGGGAAGAAATCTTAGGCAGTGAAGCATTAGCATCCAACATGTCCAGCTATGCGGAATATAAGTATTTGgtgttgccggggggggggggggggggcgggcggtggggaggaggaggtttaTTAGTTGGGGTGTAATGAGAGAAAAGCAAGGAGCAAatccttaatttctttgtgccccagttttctcatgaTAACAAAACATTTGAAAGAGCAGTCACTAAgttttacactccctcccttggtgaactcattcgctctcacggctttgactaccatctctacgcagatgacacgcagatctacatctctgcccctgtcctctccccctcccttcaggctcgcatctcctcctgcctccgggatgtctccacctggatgtcggcccgccacctaaaactcaacatgagcaagattgagctcctcatcttccctcccaagcccggtcctctcccagacttccctatcaccgtggatggcacgaccatccttcccatctctcaggcccgcgatctcggtgtcatctttgacttgtctctctcattcaccccacacatcctatccgttaccgagacctgccggtctcacctttacaatattctcaagatctgccctttcctctccacccaaatggctaccttactgctacgggctcttgttatatcccggctagactaccgtgtcagccttctctctgatctcccttcctcctctctcgccccgctccagtctattcttcactccgctgcccggctcatctttctgcagaaacactctgggcatgtcactcttcttcttaaacacctccagtggttgcctatcaacctccgctccaaacaaaaacttctcactctaggcttcaaggctctccatcaccttgccccttcctacctcttctcccttctctctttctactgcccaccccgcaccctccgctcctctgccgcccacctcctcaccatccctcagtctcgcctatcctgccgtcgacccctgggccacgtcctcccgcggtcccggaatgccctccctcctcacctccgccaaactaattctcttcccctcttcaaaactctacttaaaactcacctcctccaagaggccttcccagactgagctccccttctccctctactccctctaccgcccccccttcacctctccgcagcttaaccctcttttccccccatttccctctgctcctccccctctcccttcacatcccctcagcactgtacttgtctgctcgactgtatatattttcattaccctatttattttgttaatgaaatgtacatcgccttgattctatttagttgccattgtttttacgagatgttcttccccttgactctatttattgccattgttcttgtctgcctgtctcccccgattagactgtaagcctgtcaagcggcagggactgtctctatctgttgccgacttgttcattccaagcgcttagtacagtgctctgcacatagtaagtgctcaataaatactattgaatgaatgaatgaatgactaagtttcatatcaatgaatgaatgagtttcagaACTGTATtccccccatcctctttccattgcaAAGAAAGCACCCTGAAAATCGATGGCACTACTCACCTGGGAATTTCTTCAAAATGTATTCTGGAGAGAGCAGCCCATAACACTCAGGGGGCCCTGCTACCACCCCCCTCCTCATGCGCTCTTGCCTGTGCTCTGtactacagtacaatagagttggtagatacatttcctgctcaccaggagtttggctagaagg carries:
- the ORNANAV1R3127 gene encoding vomeronasal 1 receptor ornAnaV1R3127, whose translation is MLSNDLLWGVLFLCQTGVGILGNSALLGIYVNILLYQSQQKKPTDLIITLLTVANTIVLLTRGVPMAMASFGMRDIVDEVGCIALFFVNRVSRGLSICITCLLSMFQAITISPSTSRWGQLKPRAPSYIIPSLIFFCILNFLIYLGSILNSQFSRNVSDSKYTFISKSCSILPRGTGVLIIVCLNAMTLRDLLFIGLMSWASGHMVIVLYRHHKQVQHIRSTSLSPKSSAETRAAHSILLLVTCFVTFYWINCSTTVSLSVQTDYSAVIHNSTSFVSACYPLLCPLLLISTDARVPIARYILRKLRGSSARSAHVSP